A region of Pyxidicoccus parkwaysis DNA encodes the following proteins:
- a CDS encoding RusA family crossover junction endodeoxyribonuclease — protein sequence MRLVLPYPPSANTYWKPARGRGLVPSDEANAYKAQVARVAAVARVQPLFGRVHLTLTVYRPRRIGDLDNSLKVLNDALNGVAWLDDDQVVHIHADRADDADNPRVELHATAERFATREEADAHRDAKAERARKARLTRNRNRAERRRNHVRVTPGLRLPTRRDTP from the coding sequence GTGCGCCTCGTCCTGCCGTACCCGCCCAGCGCCAACACGTACTGGAAGCCCGCCCGAGGCCGCGGGCTGGTGCCCTCGGACGAGGCCAATGCGTACAAGGCCCAGGTGGCGCGTGTCGCCGCGGTGGCCCGCGTGCAGCCTCTCTTCGGCCGCGTCCACCTCACCCTCACGGTGTACCGGCCGCGCCGCATTGGAGACCTCGACAACTCGCTGAAGGTGCTCAACGACGCTCTCAACGGCGTGGCGTGGTTGGACGACGATCAGGTGGTGCACATCCACGCGGACCGAGCCGACGACGCGGACAACCCCCGCGTGGAGCTCCACGCCACTGCGGAGCGCTTCGCTACCCGAGAGGAGGCGGACGCCCACCGCGACGCGAAGGCCGAGCGCGCCCGAAAGGCCCGGTTGACGAGAAACAGAAACCGGGCAGAGAGGCGGCGCAACCATGTCCGAGTCACCCCGGGCCTGCGTCTGCCCACGCGGAGGGACACCCCATGA
- a CDS encoding LexA family protein codes for MSCPEPRQRKTTLPPTDRQLQVLRLIERHRATRGCAPTARELLDQLGLSPNSLQAVQEFYQGLEARGLLERERGKARTARATAEGLRWLGVTAPPTPSEGGSP; via the coding sequence ATGAGCTGCCCCGAGCCTCGGCAGCGGAAGACGACGCTGCCTCCCACCGACAGGCAGCTCCAGGTGCTGCGGCTCATCGAGCGGCACCGCGCCACTCGTGGCTGCGCGCCCACCGCGCGCGAGCTGCTCGACCAGCTCGGGCTCAGCCCCAACAGCCTCCAGGCCGTGCAGGAGTTCTACCAGGGGCTGGAGGCACGAGGCCTGCTGGAGCGCGAGCGGGGCAAGGCTCGCACCGCGCGGGCCACGGCGGAGGGCCTGCGGTGGCTGGGTGTCACCGCGCCGCCCACGCCCTCGGAAGGAGGCTCGCCGTGA
- a CDS encoding DNA cytosine methyltransferase encodes MSCTTTHSFDIGYPFCGSGIGASGSDAAVAQVLGASATFRNVGGIDFDAEACRDFEMLTGARALCADVTRLTPEELRAFWGPLPPHVMKGSAPCKAGSGLLPLEVANTPEYQAMNELMVVFTRTFFAAYPDPETWPALSIWENVPSLLSATRAAPAVQRMVEEWTSRGYLCDVRVHDLGREGGLAQRRRRLAIIFRNPKRCPVPVELPPEKPLHTVGEVLGPLPWPDDPRAGPMHRSPRLSWANLVRLALIGIDWQDGRVPKWDWRDLPPRGQVVPWLRERGLWPVELGADAVAELEALLAGAPSQKRNQVHRRQPVQPWADASPTVTGPGGAGLCGVQDLRVQDIAMKSERQGKGVAKRNGLMGINRWSREAATVIASAAVTRAQGNASVADARLLDALGDKRQGRPGFMQVGLWDGTSATVTARTEATAGQSMGAVADSRVLESLAEGRTGDNAARWKGRPGYRQVVPTREAMPTISARTSATSGQGPGAVQDGRPLEQLGLGCECRNGFYGVLAWGRTSGTVTGSLQVDCGTAAVADPRELVARPVISLELALYLLAQGWEVPKGALAPAILAPDGTWHRPLTTLELAVLQSLRPTLNGEPLVLAGKSDRRWREHIGNGIPRDAAEAWGRQLLESLLRSALGEGWRLCGGGQWVAPELEGYAA; translated from the coding sequence ATGAGCTGCACCACGACGCACTCCTTCGATATCGGCTACCCATTCTGCGGGAGCGGCATCGGCGCATCGGGCTCGGATGCTGCTGTCGCGCAGGTGCTCGGGGCGTCCGCCACCTTCCGCAACGTGGGCGGCATCGACTTCGACGCCGAGGCCTGCCGCGATTTTGAGATGCTCACTGGGGCCCGCGCCCTCTGCGCCGACGTGACGAGGCTCACCCCGGAGGAGCTGCGCGCCTTCTGGGGGCCGCTTCCGCCACACGTGATGAAGGGCAGCGCCCCGTGCAAGGCGGGCTCTGGCTTGCTGCCGCTGGAGGTGGCGAACACGCCTGAGTACCAGGCGATGAACGAGCTGATGGTGGTGTTCACCCGCACGTTCTTTGCGGCGTATCCGGACCCGGAGACGTGGCCGGCGCTGTCCATCTGGGAGAACGTGCCGAGCCTGCTGTCCGCGACGCGGGCGGCGCCGGCCGTCCAGCGCATGGTGGAGGAATGGACGTCCCGCGGCTACCTCTGCGACGTCCGCGTGCACGACCTGGGGCGCGAGGGAGGCCTCGCGCAGCGGCGTCGGCGACTGGCCATCATCTTCCGCAACCCGAAGCGCTGCCCGGTGCCGGTCGAGCTGCCGCCGGAGAAGCCACTGCACACCGTGGGAGAGGTGCTGGGCCCGCTGCCGTGGCCGGATGACCCGCGGGCCGGGCCCATGCACCGCTCGCCGCGCCTCTCGTGGGCGAACCTAGTGCGCCTCGCTCTCATCGGCATCGACTGGCAGGACGGACGGGTGCCGAAGTGGGACTGGCGCGATTTGCCCCCACGCGGGCAGGTGGTGCCGTGGCTGCGTGAGCGCGGGCTGTGGCCTGTCGAGCTGGGCGCCGACGCCGTCGCCGAGTTGGAGGCGCTGCTCGCCGGGGCGCCCAGCCAGAAGCGCAACCAGGTGCACCGACGACAGCCCGTTCAGCCCTGGGCGGATGCCTCTCCCACGGTGACGGGGCCGGGCGGGGCTGGCCTGTGCGGCGTGCAGGACCTGCGCGTCCAGGACATCGCTATGAAGTCCGAGCGCCAGGGCAAGGGCGTGGCGAAGCGCAACGGGCTGATGGGCATCAACCGATGGAGCAGGGAAGCCGCTACGGTCATCGCCTCGGCCGCCGTCACGAGGGCCCAAGGAAACGCGAGTGTCGCTGATGCGCGTCTCCTCGATGCGCTCGGCGACAAGCGGCAGGGCCGGCCGGGCTTCATGCAGGTGGGCCTGTGGGACGGCACGAGCGCCACCGTCACTGCGCGCACCGAGGCGACCGCCGGGCAGTCCATGGGCGCCGTGGCAGACTCGCGCGTCCTGGAGTCCCTTGCCGAAGGCAGGACGGGCGACAACGCCGCGCGGTGGAAGGGCCGTCCCGGGTACCGGCAGGTCGTGCCCACCCGCGAGGCCATGCCCACCATCTCCGCGCGCACGTCCGCGACCAGCGGCCAGGGCCCCGGCGCGGTCCAGGACGGGCGCCCGCTGGAGCAACTCGGCCTCGGGTGCGAGTGCCGCAACGGCTTCTACGGCGTGCTGGCCTGGGGCCGGACGTCGGGCACGGTGACGGGCAGTCTCCAGGTGGACTGCGGCACCGCTGCGGTGGCGGACCCGCGTGAGCTGGTGGCTCGGCCCGTCATTTCGCTCGAGCTGGCGCTGTATCTGCTGGCCCAGGGGTGGGAGGTGCCGAAGGGCGCGCTCGCCCCGGCTATCCTCGCCCCGGACGGCACGTGGCACCGGCCGCTCACCACGCTAGAACTCGCCGTTCTCCAGTCCCTCCGGCCCACGCTGAACGGCGAGCCGCTCGTGCTCGCCGGGAAGTCGGACCGCCGGTGGCGCGAGCACATCGGCAACGGCATCCCCCGCGACGCCGCAGAGGCGTGGGGCCGTCAACTCCTGGAGTCCCTGCTTCGCTCGGCGCTGGGCGAGGGCTGGCGGCTCTGCGGAGGCGGGCAGTGGGTGGCCCCGGAGTTGGAGGGCTACGCGGCATGA
- a CDS encoding fibronectin type III domain-containing protein, whose product MRTLTAQEASTLRTHTYVTHLRVRVRRPDLTDVDLGALLGQDWLLGVTWNESTDTPVAQATVSARRNGPGGVTSLSPMVGGSAVNYTGSGSFAPLLKEGRQFLVDVASLPAGQLPSPSDWREVFWGRVDSVDFGPEELRFDGRDYYGGLLQDTFIEAERNYGNDSVGVAVQDVMASILAENGGVATLYTSVDPMWQLGRFTQKRVPVYEALQQLAAQLGWEVRQVWLDGFGFLLMLRSPDRLASTPVWTFGPDDYVELPVVRKSLAEIRNVVEVVYSDYADRDGTNLPKRKTVTSTNPSSVTEYNRRYMQVTEASNSNINSTAEAQRLADAAIADLSDSALEVEVSLRASFWPLQVGDIVSLLPDGMSLDTPQMLAVVSVNHAFTSDGLEKTSLKLRGRPSISRTAWMERDAAPGVALLSKLTGPDAPRNLSVVPKPSGAVVSFTPAPTGPAWDAYELHVSSAPGFTPSNATLKAAQSTTRFEVSDLTPSITYYAKVRGRTAEGNVGTPSSEVTLTPRYVAPVDWQPLVSTASIISNPDFEAANTPGAPPDTWTMANGTWGADANLETGTVFSGTKAVRLEATARLSRIQAQRFVVRGGERFFISAVVLIQPPSSGRDVAIYVNWFDRWGAYVSTTVAATVGAISLASFQELGTDSAVIAPSTASFADIIIGKVSATDSGGLPYYVIIDSVRASLLPRVPGFTMPTFGAGYGADLSNGRQLVGSRIENGCRVFLRGAIGLGGSGTPSSHLFTVIDAHRPAGPETFEVRTNTGSGRLTIFANGQAHLEAGGNAFVSLSGISYPALGT is encoded by the coding sequence GTGAGGACGCTAACGGCACAGGAAGCGAGCACCCTCCGCACGCACACCTACGTGACGCACCTGCGCGTGCGCGTGCGCCGGCCTGACCTGACGGACGTGGACCTGGGCGCGCTGCTCGGCCAGGACTGGCTCCTGGGCGTCACCTGGAATGAGTCGACGGACACGCCCGTGGCGCAGGCCACGGTGTCTGCGCGGCGCAACGGGCCGGGCGGCGTGACGTCCCTCTCGCCCATGGTGGGTGGCAGCGCCGTCAACTACACGGGCAGCGGCAGCTTCGCGCCGCTGTTGAAGGAAGGCAGGCAGTTCCTCGTCGACGTGGCCAGCCTGCCTGCGGGCCAGCTGCCTTCCCCCTCCGACTGGCGGGAAGTCTTCTGGGGACGCGTCGATTCCGTAGACTTCGGGCCCGAGGAGCTGCGCTTCGATGGCCGCGACTACTACGGCGGGCTCCTCCAGGACACCTTCATCGAAGCCGAGCGCAATTACGGCAACGACTCGGTGGGCGTGGCCGTTCAGGACGTCATGGCCTCCATCCTCGCGGAGAATGGCGGAGTGGCCACCCTCTACACGTCGGTGGACCCGATGTGGCAGTTGGGCCGCTTCACGCAGAAGCGCGTGCCCGTCTACGAGGCCCTGCAGCAGCTCGCCGCCCAGCTCGGCTGGGAAGTGCGGCAGGTGTGGTTGGACGGCTTCGGCTTCCTCCTCATGCTGCGCAGCCCGGACCGCCTGGCGTCCACGCCTGTGTGGACCTTTGGGCCGGACGACTACGTCGAGCTGCCGGTGGTGCGGAAGTCGCTGGCCGAAATCCGCAACGTGGTGGAGGTCGTCTACAGCGACTACGCGGACAGGGATGGCACCAACCTGCCGAAGCGGAAGACGGTGACGAGCACCAACCCCTCCAGCGTCACCGAGTACAACCGCCGCTACATGCAGGTGACGGAGGCCTCGAATAGCAACATCAATTCGACCGCGGAGGCGCAGCGCCTGGCGGACGCGGCCATCGCCGACCTGTCCGACTCCGCGCTGGAGGTGGAGGTGTCCCTACGCGCCTCCTTCTGGCCGCTCCAGGTGGGCGACATAGTGTCGCTGCTGCCGGACGGCATGTCCCTGGACACGCCGCAGATGCTCGCCGTCGTCTCCGTCAACCACGCCTTCACCTCGGACGGGTTGGAGAAGACGTCATTGAAGCTGCGCGGGCGGCCGAGCATCTCGCGCACGGCATGGATGGAGCGCGACGCGGCCCCAGGCGTGGCCCTCCTCTCGAAGCTCACCGGCCCGGATGCGCCGAGAAACCTCTCCGTCGTCCCCAAGCCGAGCGGCGCGGTGGTGTCCTTCACCCCGGCGCCCACGGGCCCCGCGTGGGACGCGTACGAGCTGCACGTCTCTTCGGCGCCGGGCTTCACGCCATCCAACGCCACGCTGAAGGCGGCGCAGTCCACCACGCGCTTCGAGGTGTCGGACCTCACGCCGTCCATCACCTATTATGCCAAGGTGCGCGGGCGTACCGCCGAGGGCAACGTGGGCACGCCGTCCTCCGAAGTGACGCTCACGCCGCGGTATGTGGCACCGGTGGACTGGCAGCCGCTCGTCTCCACCGCTTCCATCATCAGCAACCCGGACTTCGAGGCCGCCAACACGCCGGGCGCCCCACCCGACACGTGGACAATGGCGAACGGCACCTGGGGCGCGGACGCAAACCTGGAAACCGGCACGGTGTTCAGCGGCACCAAGGCGGTCCGCCTCGAAGCGACGGCCCGCCTCTCGCGCATTCAGGCGCAGCGCTTCGTCGTTCGTGGCGGGGAGCGCTTCTTCATCAGCGCCGTCGTGCTCATCCAGCCCCCGTCCTCGGGAAGGGACGTTGCCATCTACGTGAATTGGTTCGACAGGTGGGGCGCCTACGTCTCCACGACGGTTGCGGCAACCGTGGGGGCGATTTCGCTCGCGTCCTTCCAGGAACTCGGCACGGACAGCGCCGTCATCGCTCCCTCCACCGCATCCTTCGCTGACATCATCATCGGCAAGGTCTCCGCCACGGACAGCGGGGGCCTGCCGTACTACGTCATCATCGACAGCGTCCGCGCCTCGCTGCTTCCGAGGGTGCCAGGATTCACCATGCCGACGTTCGGCGCGGGCTACGGGGCGGACCTGTCCAACGGCAGGCAACTGGTGGGCTCCCGCATCGAGAATGGTTGCCGCGTATTCCTTCGGGGGGCCATTGGGCTGGGCGGTAGCGGAACACCCAGCTCGCATCTCTTCACGGTGATCGATGCCCACCGGCCTGCAGGGCCGGAGACATTCGAAGTGCGGACCAACACTGGCTCCGGACGCCTCACGATCTTCGCCAACGGCCAGGCCCACCTGGAGGCCGGCGGGAATGCCTTCGTGAGCCTCTCAGGGATTTCGTACCCGGCGCTCGGCACTTAG